The Hevea brasiliensis isolate MT/VB/25A 57/8 chromosome 9, ASM3005281v1, whole genome shotgun sequence nucleotide sequence ACCCCAACTAAAAGCATACTGTTATTTTAGGAAAGAATGCAACAGGAGAGGAAAATGGAGATAGGGGCAGACAAGAGAGCAATGACAAGCAAGCCATATGCTTCACATATAGCCGCATGTACATATGACCATATTTTAAATCTCTTGCATTATTTTActccattttcattcatattgTAAGACATATCACAGCATGCTCAAATACAAAAGTACATCACGTCAATCCGATTGAATCACATTAGGATTAAAACCATCAAGGACCAAAAATCAGTTTTGTGTAAATGATGGGTCTCTCTGCATCTAACCAAGTAGAACACTAAATTCGAAGACACGCCTGAACAAAAATTTATATCAATCATAGAAACCAACCTTCAGACACCTCTGAAGGAGATCACATAAATACTCTATAATTTTGTCAACACGAATGCAACCCATTGTCCGTACTGCCAAAGCTCGAATCAGAGGATTTGGATCTCGTGAATCCTGCACAAACGAAATTAAACATCAAGTTCTTAGAAGATGACGGAAGCAAATGATAACACCGTCAACACACTTGTTCATGGTAGTCAGATTCATCTAACCCCATAAAGGAACAAGAAGTAATTAATACATGAAACCATGTTTTTCTCTGCAAAACGTTCAGCATTTTTTTTTCCACCACATATGAAACCTTTAAACTaaggtttaacaaagctatcaaATAAACTTTTTTAAAACAAAAAAGAAGCATGTTTGAAAGAAGTATATATAAATCTGCAAGCAATTAGAGGTTTCATATTAGTTCTTACCTTTGCAAATGTATTTACTGCAAGTATTGCTAGATCAGGCTGGCTTTTAGCATaatttataagatataaataaaccAGCGTTTTAAGCTCCAAAATTTCCGTTTGCATACAATTAACTACAtcagtgaaaagtgatgacacaTCCTTTCCAACAATCATGGCAGCAATCACCTTCTTAACAGCATCTTTTCTCTTGTCCTGCACAACAACATATGCAGCTTCACATGGATCCTATtgtagataaaaaaataaaaaataaaaaaaaacttgtaATCAAAATTCAAAGCCCTACATACTGTCAATCAGAGATGATATGCACACATTCGAATTAATATAAATGCTCTGAGTGTGTGTGGAGAGAGAGCGAGAACAACACACCTTGTACTGAGAATTGAGTTCTTCCTTGACTTCAGGGATTTCACCCTACTTGGTGGTGGAGAAATACTTCGAATCGTGGCCAATTATGGCTGGGCTCTGAACCAATCAACTCCACAATGCACAGAGAAAGTGATTTGATTCCAGTTACTCGTGTGTGCAAAGCACTCTCATCTtcctcaatgataaacaataaaaaaaataagaaaaataacagTCAGAGATTAGATGCAACTACGGAGGAACTATTAACCGTTCCTTAAGATCCGTTACTCAGGTCTTCTGTTTCCTCCAGAATAGGAAAGAATCAGAATTCTAGAGAAAGAAACTCAAATGCCGTATCTCATATTCATGTAATTTAGCTGAGGAAAAGCGAACTGAACTAAAATTGTAACATTCGTCAATCCATTCACAAAACCTAACACAATTTCAAGCGTATAGCTTCACA carries:
- the LOC110653289 gene encoding beta-adaptin-like protein C, which encodes MIVGKDVSSLFTDVVNCMQTEILELKTLVYLYLINYAKSQPDLAILAVNTFAKDSRDPNPLIRALAVRTMGCIRVDKIIEYLCDLLQRCLKVGPSFYTGCPF